The Bacillus sp. F19 DNA segment AAACATTAAACAAGATAGTCAGTAAGATACTGATCACAATGGATGTAACAATCGGAAAATAAAAAGTCGTACTTCCTTTTTTGAATACAAAATCCCCAGGCAGCCTTCCAATGAGCTGCATAAATAATCCCGCGAAAAAAAGAACGGCACCCATCATCATCAGCATTTTGGGAAATTGGGTCATTTTTCAGGAGCCTCCATTTGAAAGTGATGGTAAACTGCTTCCGTTACCATTCTACCCCTTGGAGTGCGTTGTATAAAACCGATTTGTAAAAGATATGGTTCATATACGTCTTCAATCGTATGGGATTCTTCTCCGATTGTAGCTGAAATCGTATCAATTCCAACTGGTCCGCCCTTATACTTTTCAATTATTCCCATTAAAAGCTTGTGATCAATATGATCGAGGCCCAGTCTGTCGACCTGAAGTTTTTCCAATGCATCCTTAGCAAGCTTTCCCGATACAATTGACTCGCCGCGCACCTGGGAAAAGTCCCTTACCCGTCTTAGTAATCTGTTGGCAATTCGCGGAGTTCCCCTCGATCTTCTTGCAAGCTCGAGCGAAGCTTCTTTTTCCATGCCAATTCCTAAAATGTCTCCGGTCCGTTCAACAATAAGAGACAGCTGCTGTTCATTATAATATTCAAGTCTGCTGAGAACTCCAAACCGATCTCTAAGCGGAGCCGTGAGCAAGCCGACACGAGTTGTGGCTCCGATAAGTGTAAACGGAGGCAAATCCAGACGGACAGACCGTGCCGAAGGGCCCTTTCCAATCACAATATCGAGACAGAAATCTTCCATCGCCGGATACAGTACTTCTTCAATAGAGCGCTGAAGACGATGTATTTCATCGATAAATAACACATCCCCAGGCTCAAGAGCTGTTAAAATCGCAGCGAGGTCACCTGGCCTTTCAATAGCTGGTCCTGATGTTGTGCGGATATTTACGCCCATTTCGTTTGCAATAATTGTTGCAAGCGTTGTTTTCCCAAGGCCCGGAGGACCATATAAAAGGACGTGATCCAGTGTTTCGCTTCTAAGTTTAGCCGCTTCAATAAAGACTTCCAGGTTTTCTTTTACTTTATCCTGGCCGATATATTGAGATAAAGTCTGAGGTCTTAAGCTTAGCTCGATTGCACCCTCATCTAAGTCCGCTTTACTTGATACAAGACGTTCATCCATGTCTTTTCACCTTACTTTAATAGCTTTTGCAAAGCTTTTTTCACATACTGATCTGTCGTTAAATCTTCTTCCATCAGTGATGGAACGACCTTATTTATTTCTCTTTCAGCATATCCGAGCACCTTCAGAGCTTCAAGCGCTTCGTTCAGCGCTTTTGAGGCAGTTTCTTTTTGTTCGTGCTCTTCATGGGTAAACAAGTCCGGAGCAAGCTCCCCTGCTACATCGGCAAGTTTCCCTTTTAGATCAAGAATTATCTGTCTGGCAGTCTTCTTTCCTACACCGGGAAACTTAATAAGGAACTTCTCGTCCTCATTTTCAATCGCACCGACTACTTGCGAAGGGTTTCCTGAAGCAAGTATGGCGAGAGCTCCTTTTGGCCCGATTCCTGTCACGTTCAGGAGCTTCATAAATAAAGCTTTTTCTTCTCTCGTATGAAAACCATATAAAGCGAGGATATCTTCTCTGACTAGCTGATATGTAAAAATCGTCACTTCTGAAGAGCGATTGCGCTGATAGCTGAATGGATTTGGAGTGTGCACCTGATAACCGATTCCGCCATGGTCAATGACAATATATTCCGGAGTAATAAAATCAATATATCCTTTAATAAATTCAATCAAAACGTTATTCACCTCTTTACAACTGTACCTCATTGTATCATAATTTTTTCTTTTGCCTGTAGTAATAATCATTTAAAAACAGAAAAAGCCAGCGCTTTTGCACTAGCTTTCTTTATTTCACATCTGCGGGTGAAGAATATGCTTTATATGACTGAATAACCTCTAAGTATTGATCCTTTGATTGTATGCGGATTCCCTGCCTTAATTCATCATGCTTTCGTGTTTCAAGTTTTCTGACATCAATCTGAAAGAATGACTGAATAATTTCCGAAGCATCGTCCGGCCTTCCATTAAAAATAGAAAAGACACCTTCCGATGAAATGCCGAAATACCCGTTTGCTTTTAGTAAAGGGGAGATATCATCCATTTCCTTTTGAAAAATAATCTGATTATCGTCTTGATCAATTAATTGCCAACCTTCATATTTTGCCCAGAAATCTTCCATTGCCAAGATGGTTTCTGTTCTCACTTCTTCACTGATTTCCCCATCCAAATAGATTCGTTCGAGCACCACTGTAACGGTCAGCGGACCGCTTACCTCATAGACTTCATTTTTCTTTTCCGCCACATTCTCTGATGCACTGGATTCATCCTGATGGAAAGAAGGAATGATGAAAAACAATGTGACTATGACGCAGGCAAAGGCACCAATCAGTAAACGATGAGACGACATCATCACATACACCCCATATCATGAGCTATTTACCATATAGGTAATTATTCGTCATTTCTAGTTTGACCAAAAATAGAAATTTTAACCTTTGATGATTTTTTTCTTTTGATTATGCAGTAATTGGGAAAAACATAAAAAAGGGGCATCTTTACAGATAACCCCCTTCATTATTTATCTGGCCTGTTGAAATGGTTCTCTCATCACATTGCCCATATCATCGAAAAGGTCTCTGATATCGGTATCAATTGTTTTTTTCGGCTGGCCGTTCTCAATATTGTCATTAATTGTTCTGACGCGAGTAAAGGTTCCTTCATCTGTGACAACCTGAACTTCTTTTCCCTTTGCAGCTGAACGCACAGCATTTAAAACGGCATTTTTAACATTTTTGTCGTTTTTATCATCTGTGTCAATCGCCACAAGCACCTGATCTCCATTTACAACAGTGCGGACATCATCCACTTCTTTTACATCTGCAGCTTTTTCAGAAACATTTTTAGCAATTTCTTCTTCTTTGTCGCTGTAATAATTTACTTGTTTCACTTGGCCATGATAGTCCTCATCTGTTCTGCTGAAACGGTTATCTTTTTCAAGCATGCCGTCTTCATTAGAAAGCGGGACGGTTGGATTATCCATTCTTCCATTATGAAAAGCATCATCGCGATCATTTACTTTTGTGAAGTAATTATCATTCATGTCGCCTTCCATCATTTCTGTCATTGGTCCATCGTTATCCGCGTTATCCACGCCATCGTTATCGTTGCGGTGCTCATCTGAATAATAACCAATTGGTCTTGTGGAATCATCATATCTTGTGTCAAGTGCGCCTTCATTATTGTTGCACCCTGCAAGTCCAGTTGCAGCTATAGCAATTGCAGCAAATGCAGTAACTTTATGCCTCAATATTAAAACCCCCCTGATTTTTCTAACGCGAGCAAATCCCGCTCTTGTATAGGTTGCTCGTTCAAACAAGCATTAATCTGTTAGTTAACGGTAAGTTCTTAAAAAAATGGAGGGGATTTTGCATTTGAGCTGAACTCGTTTTAATCGTTCATTTTATTACTTGTATATTGGGGCAAAATAAGATTGTAGCGAATAAAAGCATTTTATTTGAAAGTGTTCAATTTATTAGCGATTATTTCAGTTTTTATAGCGGTTTAATGATATGTATTAGCGAATCGATTTTATTTATCCGTTATTCTTATTAATAAGCTGAAATGGACTTTTTTAGCGGAAATCAGTACTTGCTAGCCGTCATACTGCACATTCAATTTTTGGGGGCATCCCTTGCATCAAAGGGGGAAATTTATTCCTAACTAAAAAAAGAGACGAACTATATTTCTCGTCTCTTACATTTATATTAATCGTCGTCTTCATCATCAAATCTCGGCATCCCAAATTGGCTGTCCTGACCGAACTGGCCGCCCTGGCCAAACTGTCTAGGCATTCCTCCGAACTGGCTGCCCTGGCCAAACTGTCCAGGCATTCCGCCAAACTGGCCACCCCGGCCAAACTGTTCAGGCATTCCGCCATATTGGCCGCCCTGACCAAACTGCCCCGGCATTCCGCCATATTGGCCTTGACCAAACTGCCCCGGCATTCCGCCATAGCCTTGGTGTCCGCCAAACCCTTGGCCCGGACCTCCGCATCCGCAATCTTCTTTATCCATAGCAGGGCTGACTGCCGGCGGCTGATTGTTCATTCCCTGATCCCATGCACCAGCTACACCATGCGGCATGTTTGGACCTCCGCTGAATGCTCCCTGTACTTGCGGCTGAAAGCCATAACCCGGCATCGGCGGAAAGCCATAACCCGGCATCGGCGGAAAGCCGTAACCAGGCATCGGCGGAAAGCCGTAACCAGGCATCGGCGGTGACACTGGGTAACAGCCCGGCGGATATCCTCCTGGACCGCCATATCCTGGACCTCCAAATCCAGGGCCCCCATATCCTGGACCTCCAAATCCTTGCTGCCCATATGGCATATGCATTTGCTGCTGTGGCATATATGCTCCCATTACGTCGTCATCGTCATAGTCATCATCATCATCAAAAGGCTGATAAGGCTGCTGCGGCATTCCTCCAAATGGAGCCTGCTGATAAGGCATGCCATATGGCTGCATTTGCGGGCCTCCGAATCCTGGGCCCCCAAATCCTGGACCTCCGAACCCTGGGCCGAATCCAGTGCCTGGCATGACTGGTGAAACAGGGTAACAATCATCTGCGCCCTGACCTGGACCTTCAGGTGCCTGATCCTGCGCACCGGCTACAGCACCCTGGTACTGATTCGGAGCCCAGCTCTGGCCACCGGGAAATCCTTGTGGTCCTTGACCGCCTTCATAAGCCCCCATCACTCCTTGCTGCGGCATGCTCGGCTTGTATTCCATATCTTTTGTAGCCTCCTCTTTCTTAGCAGGTGAAACTGATTTTGGCTTTTCAGCCGGTTTTTGAGCTGGCTTTTCAGCCGGCTTCATCATCTCCGGCAGAACATTAGATGGCTTTGGCGGAAGCTGCGGCTGTGGAGCCTGCGGCATCATCGCCATATTCAGCATATAGTAGTTATTAATATCAAGCTCTGGATATGCTGGCTGTTTAATTTCCGGCACAGGCGGAACATATGGCACCGATGGCTTTTCTTTCGGCATTTCCTTCGGTTTTGTTTCTGTGACTTCCATCACTTGTTTAGGTTTTTCTTTTGCAAAAGGATGCTCAGATTTCGGCATTTCCTTTTTCCCTGAAAAGCTACCCTTTGTTTCATTTTTAACAGGAACTCCGCTGCTTGGAACTTTTATTTTCATACCAGGCATGATTAAGTCAGGGTTGCTTAGCTGAGAGTTCATTTTTTTCAATTCTTCAAAATCTACCCCATATTTTTTGGCAATTTTCCAAAGCGTATCGCCTTTTTGAACAATGTGGATTTTCAACCTTTCCCCCTCCTATGCTTGAAACTTTATCGCATATGATCAGCAGGCAATTATGCCATTCTTCTTCATCACAACTTATGCTTAAGAAGACAAATATATGTTTCACGTACAATAAAAAAACTGACAAACTTAAGATGATGGCAGCTTGTGACTGCACTTATTTCATCTTATTTTGCCAGTTCCAATTTATACGTGTGCAAGCATGCGCTCTAAAGCGAGGACTGCATGCTCTGTTGTTTTTGGATCAACTTTTATTTGATTGATAATCTTTCCTTCTTCAAGTCCTTCGAGCGACCATAATAAATGCGGAAGATCAATTCTGTTCATCGTTAAACATGGACACATGAATGGATTTAGCGATACAATTTCTTTGTCCGGATGCTGATCTATGATCCGTTTTACAAGGTTCATTTCCGTTCCGATTGCCCATTTGCTTCCTGCAGGAGCTGCTTCAATCGTGTCGATTATATATTTTGTAGATCCTGCCAGATCACTTGCAGCTGCAACTTCTCTGCTGCATTCCGGATGGACGATGATTTTCATATCAGGCTTGGAATGGCGTAAATCATCTATATTTTTCACTGTGAATTTTTCATGAACGGAACAATGGCCTTTCCATAAGATCACGATAACATCCTCTGGATTTCCATCATATTCAAGCTCGTTTGTCATTGGATTCCAAATCGCCATTTTATCAAGAGGAACACCTAAATTAAAAGCCGTATTTCTGCCTAAATGCTGATCAGGCAAAAATAAGATTCGCTGTTTCTGTTCAAAGGACCAGCGCAGCATCTTTTCTGCATTTGAGGAAGTGACGGTTGCACCGCCATTTTTTCCGACAAATGCTTTAATGGCCGCTGTAGAATTTACATAAGTCAAAGGCAGAATTGTATCCCCATACATTGCCTGAAGCTTTGTCCATGCCCGCTCAGTCTGCTCTATATCCGCCATGTCAGCCATTGAGCAGCCTGCTCTCATATCCGGCAGCAGCACATTTTGACCTTCACTCGTGAGCATGTCTGCTGTTTCGGCCATAAAATGCACTCCGCAAAAAACAATGTATTCTGCCTCTTTATTTTCTGCCGCTGCCTGTGCAAGCTGCAGGGAATCCCCGGTTATATCAGCAAACTGAATAACCTCATCTTTTTGATAATGATGGCCAGGTATCAGCAAACGGCGGCCAAGCTTTTCTTTTATCTGTTTTACCCTTCCAATCATTTCCTCTTCTGAAAGTTCTTTATAATGATGCGGCATTTTTTCATTTGTCTCAAATTGAAGCATATCCAATACGTTCACTGTAACTTCCTCCTTATTCTGCATTCATGCTGAGATCAAGAGATTTGGCGGAATGAGTAAGCATTCCAAGTGAAATAAAATTCACTCCGGTGTCACCGTATTCAGCCAGATTTTGAAGCGTAATTCCTCCCGAAGCTTCTGTAATAATTGACGGCGGTGTAAGACTTGCATAGGCTTTAACTTCTTCTGGTGTCCTGTTATCAAACATGATAATGTCCGCCTTTGCTTCTATTGCCTCAAGCAGCTGCTCTTCAGATTCAATTTCAACTTCCACTTTTATCATGTGCCCTGCATGAGCCCTGACCTTTTTCACAGCTTCAAAAATAGACCCGCTGCTTGCAATATGGTTATCTTTAAGCATGATTCCATCATACAAGCCAAATCTATGATTGTATCCGCCGCCGCACCGTACGGCATATTTTTCGATCATTCTCAAGCCAGGTGTCGTTTTCCTTGTATCACAAATCTTCGTATGAACAGAATTCAGGCTTTTTACTGCCTGATTCGTCAGTGTAGCTATTCCGCTCATTCTCTGAAGCAAGTTTAAAATGACTCTTTCTCCAGTAAGCAGGGAAGCGATTGGACCTTCAATGACAGCTGCATGTTCGCCCTTTTTTATCTGTTCACCATCACGTTTCAGCAATCTGACTGCAACGCTTTGATCCAGAATTTCATACCCGGTTTTAATTACATCGGCACCCGCAAAAATTCCATCTTCCTTAGCTGTAATAGTGGCTTTTCCCTGCTGAGATTTTGTAAAAATATACGAGCTCGTAGCGTCATGATCACCAATATCTTCAATAAAGAAAGCTTCTAATTGGTTTTTCAGTTTAAGTAAATTCAATTTCCATCACCTCTGAATCATTCTTTAATCCTGTATTGTATTTAGAAAGAAGAATTTGTTTTTTTAGCCATAATCGATCATCTTTATAGGGATGATCTGTTCTAAAGTGACCTCCCCTGCTTTCTGTTCTCTGCAGTGCGGAAGTCACTATAAGCCAGCCGGCTGTCAGCATATTCATTTTTTCATATTCTATATTTGTGAATTTATTCACATTGATATCCTCAAAAGAGA contains these protein-coding regions:
- a CDS encoding DUF2905 domain-containing protein, producing the protein MTQFPKMLMMMGAVLFFAGLFMQLIGRLPGDFVFKKGSTTFYFPIVTSIVISILLTILFNVFGRFK
- the ruvB gene encoding Holliday junction branch migration DNA helicase RuvB, with product MDERLVSSKADLDEGAIELSLRPQTLSQYIGQDKVKENLEVFIEAAKLRSETLDHVLLYGPPGLGKTTLATIIANEMGVNIRTTSGPAIERPGDLAAILTALEPGDVLFIDEIHRLQRSIEEVLYPAMEDFCLDIVIGKGPSARSVRLDLPPFTLIGATTRVGLLTAPLRDRFGVLSRLEYYNEQQLSLIVERTGDILGIGMEKEASLELARRSRGTPRIANRLLRRVRDFSQVRGESIVSGKLAKDALEKLQVDRLGLDHIDHKLLMGIIEKYKGGPVGIDTISATIGEESHTIEDVYEPYLLQIGFIQRTPRGRMVTEAVYHHFQMEAPEK
- the ruvA gene encoding Holliday junction branch migration protein RuvA, encoding MIEFIKGYIDFITPEYIVIDHGGIGYQVHTPNPFSYQRNRSSEVTIFTYQLVREDILALYGFHTREEKALFMKLLNVTGIGPKGALAILASGNPSQVVGAIENEDEKFLIKFPGVGKKTARQIILDLKGKLADVAGELAPDLFTHEEHEQKETASKALNEALEALKVLGYAEREINKVVPSLMEEDLTTDQYVKKALQKLLK
- a CDS encoding intercompartmental signaling factor BofC, which codes for MMSSHRLLIGAFACVIVTLFFIIPSFHQDESSASENVAEKKNEVYEVSGPLTVTVVLERIYLDGEISEEVRTETILAMEDFWAKYEGWQLIDQDDNQIIFQKEMDDISPLLKANGYFGISSEGVFSIFNGRPDDASEIIQSFFQIDVRKLETRKHDELRQGIRIQSKDQYLEVIQSYKAYSSPADVK
- a CDS encoding YhcN/YlaJ family sporulation lipoprotein; the encoded protein is MRHKVTAFAAIAIAATGLAGCNNNEGALDTRYDDSTRPIGYYSDEHRNDNDGVDNADNDGPMTEMMEGDMNDNYFTKVNDRDDAFHNGRMDNPTVPLSNEDGMLEKDNRFSRTDEDYHGQVKQVNYYSDKEEEIAKNVSEKAADVKEVDDVRTVVNGDQVLVAIDTDDKNDKNVKNAVLNAVRSAAKGKEVQVVTDEGTFTRVRTINDNIENGQPKKTIDTDIRDLFDDMGNVMREPFQQAR
- the nadA gene encoding quinolinate synthase NadA, whose protein sequence is MNVLDMLQFETNEKMPHHYKELSEEEMIGRVKQIKEKLGRRLLIPGHHYQKDEVIQFADITGDSLQLAQAAAENKEAEYIVFCGVHFMAETADMLTSEGQNVLLPDMRAGCSMADMADIEQTERAWTKLQAMYGDTILPLTYVNSTAAIKAFVGKNGGATVTSSNAEKMLRWSFEQKQRILFLPDQHLGRNTAFNLGVPLDKMAIWNPMTNELEYDGNPEDVIVILWKGHCSVHEKFTVKNIDDLRHSKPDMKIIVHPECSREVAAASDLAGSTKYIIDTIEAAPAGSKWAIGTEMNLVKRIIDQHPDKEIVSLNPFMCPCLTMNRIDLPHLLWSLEGLEEGKIINQIKVDPKTTEHAVLALERMLAHV
- the nadC gene encoding carboxylating nicotinate-nucleotide diphosphorylase; translated protein: MNLLKLKNQLEAFFIEDIGDHDATSSYIFTKSQQGKATITAKEDGIFAGADVIKTGYEILDQSVAVRLLKRDGEQIKKGEHAAVIEGPIASLLTGERVILNLLQRMSGIATLTNQAVKSLNSVHTKICDTRKTTPGLRMIEKYAVRCGGGYNHRFGLYDGIMLKDNHIASSGSIFEAVKKVRAHAGHMIKVEVEIESEEQLLEAIEAKADIIMFDNRTPEEVKAYASLTPPSIITEASGGITLQNLAEYGDTGVNFISLGMLTHSAKSLDLSMNAE